A stretch of Aedes aegypti strain LVP_AGWG chromosome 2, AaegL5.0 Primary Assembly, whole genome shotgun sequence DNA encodes these proteins:
- the LOC5565534 gene encoding PHD finger protein rhinoceros, producing the protein MSQKGQKRSNRAENDGPPPIKKRKGRPAVSSMEEDNSLTSNTGGPTTPTKNWQPRAVIDIKMSSIYNRTAPEAPAELFRKDLISAMKLPDSEPLAADEYWVINDQWKQEWERGVQVPVNPDSLPEPSVSIIQENFYKKRQDFKLPKNKYIRITKDESFSHDQHYLSNTPAISEQVCYYDLDQCDEAWLKVFNGERNLAGLVPVTDEQFERVVEELEVRCWDKIQAIMKSEEGLGIEYDENVICDVCRSPDSEEANEMVFCDNCNICVHQACYGITNIPSGQWMCRTCSMGQKPDCVLCPNKGGAMKSTRSGQKWAHVSCALWIPEVSIGSVDRMEPITKISSIPPSRWALICVLCRERVGACIQCSVKTCKTAYHVTCAFQHGLEMRAIIEDENAEDGVKLRSYCQKHGVHKGKRDNKNSNNNAGSASEEESGNTGEVKRKKRKDMTSEERNQARAQRMQEIEAEFDKHVSVKDISCHLLDVDQEAIHYIYNYWILKRKSGHNRPLLPPKSDDVDMVAQNQEQADDLEKMKMFVHLRQDLERVRNLCYMVSRREKLSRSFFRMREQTFHKQIAALNRGPNDKKPLDESTIDVIMQANHGPTIYDRLYSSDSVSNRAVMSLEDMLERIIGVHSSSSSGSSSKINNRKQQQQNEKSKEGIVTTGGKKHTDVNGMNKSTSQRSTTNKQDNPYKRTYINGAARRSVSDISSESDNHSRRNLSTSASSAEEEDVKKSSPPASKKKARQTKAADRKRRKVSSSAEKTRTNSMESSSEDEGNERLKGPANAVPEGQSSKKANQSRNQSLRQMERELVDDRMHLSDSNDSDEIVPIVPRTGRPTTGSNTYANNKMSNIYSDSDSTDKDKTDNTASDSQQHPFRTKAAMKEFNLAEADRLKQKSVSPAKSTKSSTAVVAPITAIPPAAPPTKAETKKLSAEPVAVTATCGSSTSSGYASSNKPAKESATATGGRKKQEKDAATSKQQSKKEFMADFLVVPQREAAKKASENLMKTNLVPPVQSTSQTTPAIGSQPPATTPSSSRKDLKESREPAPIISSSSSSSSSSSSSSSSGSTSSVGSNSSSSSSSSSSSSSSSGISTGSGTKDAETKPSAKPAKEITAEVPQKATTAAAKRSNSKATKQIQSTAVVEPTPKAAVEKDRPPVEKDSKREKLPAKERVVSKEKEQEDPEKEKANTEKLRDSAKEASLLEMLAYVPQRQAAKKAAEHIKSGMGKPADANAAQPTVAQPPATTEERPSKATAKAPIPTAASRKEENKASTPSSSSSSETSSSSCSSSSSSDSDSDEEEEESASKKTPTAPVPTKAAAKGAPASLAGKTAATAAAKKTDRQMPFLDKSKSSESGSSSSSSDSDSDSSSSQSDDSTRLQTKENRRKSISAKREASPKKQVGRKESESGKKGAPATEVPAAAAAASASKSTAATRAADKASAAAKREQSPPSLPTRSSAATTAKQQQQSKTSSIPVESQSPNSSNTATAAKSTPPAKDKVSNDRTRAADLLKSGDHPKGAVGSKMIPNRRNSCLITPNEIKPPPPAVEAPSKLASIRNRRKSVFVDFEWEKKEKERLAAEAEKMIKEAQQKKKAEKAAEEKRLAAEKAAEEKRLAEEKRLAAEKEAEEKRIAEEKRLAEEKRIAEEKRLAEEKRLAEEKRLAEEKRLAEEKRLAEEKRLTEEKRLAEEKRLAEEKRLAEEKRLAEEKRLAEEKRLAEEKRLAEEKRLAEEKRLAEERRLAEEMRLAAEKAAEEVRLAAEREAEEKRLAAEKEAEEKRLAAEKIAEEKRLAAEKKAEEKRLAAAAKKAAELQEAELRRIAAEKAAILEKVMAEEILASQSTLQQKSSRKEAEAVGTDRRKRDRSSSRGRPGSNVAARKEKEDIILIDDSSSRSSSGKKEEDIMARSLFNMERVEADSKKGKHSYDEAKPSAATLDVASVKDDTSDQYSQSPIISDAIKFKANVNELSSKNDIIKPIGTTKNEETKTKEEVEHSVRSAKDKSKVRQADSKKDIEIISLVDDSRSNDGRDVVIVEDGSNDTSKIEKIEEGTRSHKVKGVLVEPPLMDIPPINTVGPSVEEKKQFEIESLAMAVVPQEATAVPVTSSSFQQASNMENIPTTANSMSNVMNNFTSSSSNNNNSNNSASNKDAGLNTTGGGLCPSIFDLLLQPESDTFGLNQPLSFPFMEDCKEDTQRETLNLVEKLRQKYKKGSSSGQGGKHDDVKDRSDIISLDDDAKLFDTGNQHAGLDFNTTGKDIPAIAQTLEKSKPLSNNDMEYFNKFNTSEDVENSLHHNKKNLMEDHLDHLTSRPSDERWVPPSMLQDHNQQRHHQQQQQQQQQPPTTMNDNRTLLHQQQQQQSQPPPSCMEAAAALLNSQSSAGNQKQPSHLSAQVSGLFDAMVQPQTNHHQHPHLDDINQLQGLDFMQPIKGVANQNEATSLLFENLQQQTQQQQQQQQQPQHPQRRWNDMVQNQKKHECSVMQEKENMLLKQQQQQQQQHHDLNANNHRNKLNDLNNFMDIQNQLSQAQPQQQQQQQQQPQQQANNTINPLEQFNFNETTQYPGAVALFPPANVQVPFPSPGTAMFPPNYASNFQSGKQQQQPHHPMLPTAAAGGQPQQQQQQQQPQNAPQQPQQSQSVLVGGAKPDEMVAQKNLCGATFTSSSHNIALTEAIVSPPTPHQQKQPLTPQMAAASPLANMVSPANQQQPTPEHNFMMNHSPGMMGPHTPQMQQQRTPQQDSSGILQSLDQNSGSKKSPTKSSRSSSRIQQNQVHEATALGHMKSPANISPGKSPKTLDAKQQQQQSQLSQPPSVVGGKGIGKPEGGAKRGPRGPRTNSQSQRGGAAAKSKNGRQSRGGRQQITFIPQLPHNDYDFMGGTIHNKLIGTVYDPDFDDDLACNSMEKLRDMRDRRRSIDCRMPDSFRASREPSKSPKFPSLNLYSSQNSALGGSKQNRSSFTPTSMQSSLGSGMVPGADISVTQPSVSTRLQDMVQTVLPGPVDMRTYNSGFDSSAANTDAFNNHLLGAFASGTADQTLVDIDEDMENELQSALKASNNKVDKTPAAATVTLSAVSTESSSTTTTLTNSAAAASAAVLTVGSTLLEPVEPPQEETNDSDSIVTKVSLSDSRNIMKLKIKGPLAQLDNSSSSSTATLQQSNVLDPSLTAPNMSTPMIGAGVGSSNLRRMRKKELLRQYWTQDMNHDDQSGLQVVDQIPTLSLTTSISRTVGIPKAVDSLCTIPTKDDYKDYGGVDFKKRKKLSSNMSRELRGLVPTEHEINERRRSVGSTGSNGSNSNLAADISPVVKRRSRTNRTTTVTAVNQPQAAPKLKIKIGSDVVEASGSYSDRIRPPKKRLATAMAPPSLEDLRRDAMMFAEQMMFEDEEEGRKSKKHKNKDKERDREHKKRKKEKKHKKEKGEKVEKVEIINKSDDAPRIVIRLGVKKPSAPDEVMNATIPDPNRSGFNSPEVDPLALDPVELEHSNDNSNCSSGISKPLITPIRLKLARNSAGGGYVMSSKNKDSDKATHPPTCEETKTLNIVLPKLDIPLNKELMDLSAVAGDKPNSDAATPPPEGLSSFGTRTDTDSPSAGNNRLLELNKSIVDLGAMSSSYSSSTSSTAMSFNCLAGNSSGTTAATGAFSSFGPSSQQEQQSQQSQQEHTELNANGGGKDCEVR; encoded by the exons ATGTCGCAGAAGGGCCAAAAGCGATCGAATCGTGCAGAAAATGATGGACCACCGCCGATCAAAAAACGCAAGGGCCGCCCCGCGGTCTCGTCAATGGAGGAGGACAACTCGCTCACGTCGAATACAGGTGGTCCGACGACGCCGACCAAGAACTGGCAACCGCGGGCGGTCATCGACATCAAAATGTCCAGTATATACAACCGTACTGCACCGGAAGCACCGGCTGAATTGTTTAG GAAGGATCTTATCAGTGCCATGAAGCTACCTGATTCGGAACCACTGGCCGCCGATGAGTACTGGGTCATCAACGATCAGTGGAAACAGGAGTGGGAACGTGGCGTGCAAGTGCCAGTAAATCCGGACTCATTACCAGAACCCTCCGTGTCCATCATTCAGGAGAACTTCTACAAGAAACGACAGGACTTCAAGCT TCCCAAGAACAAGTACATACGGATAACGAAGGATGAGTCATTCTCGCACGATCAACACTATCTATCGAACACGCCGGCCATCTCGGAGCAGGTGTGCTACTACGACCTCGACCAGTGCGACGAAGCCTGGTTGAAGGTCTTCAACGGAGAACGGAATCTAGCCGGACTGGTGCCAGTGACTGACGAGCAATTCGAAAGGGTCGTTGAAGAACTTGAA GTTCGATGTTGGGATAAAATCCAGGCAATCATGAAAAGCGAAGAAGGTCTTGGCATCGAGTACGACGAAAACGTCATCTGCGACGTGTGTCGTTCACCGGACTCGGAGGAAGCCAACGAGATGGTGTTCTGTGATAATTGCAATATTTGTGTGCACCAGGCTTGTTACGGAATTACTAACATCCCATCTG GTCAATGGATGTGTCGAACGTGTTCGATGGGCCAGAAACCGGACTGCGTACTATGCCCGAACAAGGGCGGAGCGATGAAGTCGACTCGATCCGGGCAGAAATGGGCGCACGTGTCCTGCGCGCTGTGGATACCGGAGGTCAGCATAGGGTCCGTGGACCGAATGGAGCCGATTACGAAAATTTCCAGCATACCGCCGAGCCGGTGGGCTCTCATCTGCGTTCTCTGTCGGGAGCGCGTCGGTGCCTGTATCCAGTGTTCGGTGAAGACCTGCAAGACGGCGTACCACGTAACGTGCGCTTTCCAACACGGCCTGGAGATGCGTGCGATCATCGAGGACGaaaatgctgaagacggtgtgaaGTTACGATCGTACTGCCAGAAGCATGGTGTCCACAAAGGTAAACGCGATAATAAAAACTCTAATAATAACGCGGGTTCCGCCAGTGAGGAAGAGTCAGGCAACACCGGGGAAGTGAAACGTAAGAAGCGTAAGGACATGACATCGGAGGAACGTAATCAGGCTAGGGCTCAACGTATGCAAGAGATCGAGGCCGAGTTCGATAAGCATGTCAGTGTTAAAGATATTAGTTGTCATTTGTTAGATGTTGATCAGGAAGCTATTCACTACATTTATAACTACTGGATACTGAAGCGCAAGTCAGGCCATAATCGTCCACTCTTGCCGCCTAAATCGGACGATGTGGACATGGTTGCCCAGAATCAAGAACAGGCGGATGATCTAGAGAAGATGAAAATGTTTGTTCACCTGCGGCAAGATCTCGAACGGGTTCGTAATCTGTGTTATATGGTTAGCCGGCGAGAGAAGTTGTCTCGGTCATTCTTTCGCATGCGGGAACAAACGTTTCACAAACAGATCGCTGCCCTCAATCGGGGACCCAATGACAAGAAACCTTTAGACGAATCTACAATCGATGTTATCATGCAAGCCAACCATGGTCCTACGATATATGATAGactatattcaagtgattccgTTAGTAATAGGGCAGTAATGAGTTTAGAAGATATGTTAGAACGAATAATTGGTGTACATAGTAGTAGCAGTTCAGGTAGCAGCAGTAAGATAAATAACcgtaaacagcagcagcaaaatgaaaaatcaaaggagGGTATCGTGACCACTGGCGGCAAGAAACATACTGATGTTAATGGAATGAATAAAAGTACGTCTCAACGATCGACCACCAATAAGCAAGATAATCCTTACAAACGGACCTACATTAACGGTGCAGCGCGGCGAAGTGTTAGTGATATATCTAGTGAAAGTGACAACCATTCTCGGCGAAATTTGAGTACAAGTGCAAGTTCAGCAGAGGAAGAAGACGTCAAGAAGAGTTCACCACCAGCGTCGAAGAAGAAAGCCCGCCAAACCAAGGCAGCTGATAGGAAACGAAGAAAAGTTAGCTCATCGGCCGAGAAAACCCGAACCAACTCAATGGAAAGCTCCAGCGAAGATGAAGGTAACGAACGTCTCAAGGGACCAGCAAATGCTGTGCCCGAAGGACAATCATCTAAAAAGGCTAATCAATCTCGGAATCAGTCTCTTCGCCAAATGGAGCGAGAGCTGGTTGACGATCGAATGCATTTGTCCGATTCTAACGATAGTGATGAAATTGTTCCGATAGTACCTCGAACCGGTCGTCCAACGACCGGATCGAACACCTACGCGAATAATAAAATGTCCAACATCTACTCTGATTCGGACAGCACCGATAAGGATAAGACTGATAATACGGCAAGCGACTCGCAGCAGCATCCGTTCCGTACCAAAGCTGCCATGAAAGAATTCAATTTAGCAGAAGCTGATCGGCTCAAGCAAAAGTCAGTGTCACCAGCCAAGTCGACAAAATCATCGACTGCAGTTGTAGCACCGATTACAGCTATCCCACCCGCAGCTCCTCCGACAAAGGCAGAAACTAAAAAGTTATCTGCAGAACCGGTTGCTGTAACGGCGACATGTGGTAGCAGCACTAGCAGCGGTTACGCTTCTTCAAATAAACCCGCTAAAGAATCAGCCACTGCAACTGGTGGAAGGAAGAAGCAAGAGAAAGATGCCGCCACCAGCAAACAGCAAAGCAAAAAAGAATTCATGGCTGACTTCCTTGTGGTGCCTCAGCGCGAAGCTGCTAAGAAGGCATctgagaatttgatgaaaaccaaccTTGTTCCACCAGTGCAATCAACCTCGCAAACCACCCCGGCCATCGGAAGTCAACCACCAGCTACTACGCCTAGCAGTAGTAgaaaagatctgaaagaaagTCGAGAACCTGCTCCGATCATTAGcagtagtagcagtagtagctCCAGCAGCAGTAGTAGCAGCAGCAGTGGAAGTACAAGTTCCGTTGGAAGCAATAGTAGCAGCAgtagtagtagcagtagtagcagcagcagtagcagtGGCATCAGTACCGGAAGCGGTACGAAAGATGCTGAAACCAAACCATCTGCAAAACCTGCCAAAGAAATTACGGCGGAAGTACCTCAGAAGGCAACTACTGCTGCAGCTAAAAGAAGTAACAGCAAAGCAACAAAACAGATCCAATCAACTGCTGTGGTGGAACCAACACCCAAAGCCGCTGTCGAAAAAGATCGACCACCAGTTGAGAAGGACAGCAAACGAGAAAAATTGCCTGCAAAAGAACGTGTGGTGTCTAAGGAAAAAGAACAGGAGGATCCCGAAAAAGAGAAAGCGAATACCGAAAAATTGCGAGATAGCGCCAAGGAAGCATCACTGTTGGAAATGTTGGCGTATGTTCCGCAACGACAGGCAGCGAAGAAAGCTGCAGAGCACATTAAAAGCGGAATGGGCAAACCTGCCGATGCAAATGCAGCTCAACCGACTGTTGCCCAGCCTCCAGCTACCACAGAGGAACGTCCAAGTAAAGCAACAGCGAAAGCACCTATCCCGACCGCAGCAAGCCGGAAGGAAGAAAATAAAGCTTCCACTCCTTCCAGCAGTTCTAGCTCGGAAACCAGTTCGTCTTCGTGTTCGAGTTCAAGCAGCTCGGATTCGGATAGCGACGAAGAAGAGGAAGAATCTGCCAGCAAGAAGACACCGACGGCCCCAGTGCCAACCAAGGCCGCTGCTAAGGGTGCGCCGGCGTCACTTGCAGGCAAAACAGCAGCTACAGCTGCCGCGAAGAAGACAGATCGGCAGATGCCCTTTCTTGACAAGAGTAAATCTTCCGAGTCTGGTTCCAGTTCTTCCTCGTCTGACAGTGACTCCGACTCCAGCAGCAGTCAAAGTGATGACTCGACGCGATTACAAACAAAagaaaatcgaagaaaatcaaTATCAGCAAAACGAGAAGCTAGTCCTAAGAAACAAGTCGGTCGAAAGGAATCCGAGTCCGGAAAGAAAGGTGCACCCGCTACCGAGGTtcctgcagcagcagcagcagcttcagCAAGCAAATCGACTGCAGCCACACGTGCAGCTGATAAGGCTTCAGCAGCCGCTAAAAGAGAACAATCACCACCATCACTTCCGACCAGATCTTCAGCTGCAACAACagcaaagcagcagcagcagagcAAGACTTCGTCCATACCAGTCGAATCTCAGTCGCCAAATAGCAGCAACACTGCGACCGCCGCAAAATCTACCCCACCAGCAAAAGATAAAGTGTCTAACGATCGCACCCGAGCTGCTGACCTGCTCAAATCGGGAGATCATCCTAAGGGTGCCGTTGGCAGCAAAATGATCCCCAACCGCAGGAACTCGTGTCTCATTACGCCAAACGAGATCAAACCGCCACCACCAGCAGTAGAGGCTCCCAGCAAACTGGCATCTATCCGGAACCGAAGAAAGTCCGTTTTCGTCGACTTTGAATGGGAGAAGAAGGAAAAGGAACGACTAGCGGCCGAGGCCGAGAAGATGATCAAGGAAGCTCAGCAGAAGAAAAAGGCGGAGAAGGCTGCAGAAGAAAAACGATTGGCGGCGGAGAAGGCAGCCGAGGAGAAGCGATTGGCAGAAGAGAAGCGATTAGCAGCGGAGAAGGAGGCAGAAGAGAAGCGTATagccgaagaaaagcggttGGCCGAAGAGAAACGTatagccgaagaaaagcgattGGCCGAAGAAAAGCGGTTGGCCGAAGAGAAACGGCTAGCAGAAGAAAAGCGGCTAGCGGAAGAGAAGCGGCTGGCGGAGGAGAAGCGGCTTACGGAAGAGAAACGACTAGCTGAAGAAAAACGATTAGCCGAAGAGAAGCGTCTAGCTGAAGAAAAACGATTAGCGGAAGAAAAGCGGCTAGCGGAAGAGAAGCGACTTGCGGAAGAGAAGCGACTTGCGGAAGAGAAGCGACTAGCGGAAGAGAAACGACTGGCAGAAGAGAGGCGACTGGCAGAAGAAATGAGGTTAGCTGCCGAAAAGGCTGCCGAAGAAGTGCGACTGGCAGCCGAAAGGGAAGCGGAAGAGAAGCGATTGGCAGCTGAAAAAGAGGCAGAAGAGAAACGATTAGCTGCAGAAAAGATTGCGGAAGAGAAGCGTCTAGCAGCCGAGAAGAAAGCAGAAGAAAAACGATTGGCAGCTGCCGCAAAGAAAGCCGCAGAATTGCAGGAAGCGGAGCTTAGACGGATTGCTGCTGAAAAAGCAGCAATTCTTGAAAAGGTCATGGCGGAGGAGATTCTGGCTAGTCAGTCAACACTGCAGCAGAAATCTAGTCGGAAGGAAGCCGAAGCGGTGGGAACTGATAGGCGGAAGCGTGATAGAAGTTCTAGCCGAGGCAGACCTGGTTCGAATGTCGCTGCTCgtaaagaaaaagaagatataATACTCATTGATGATTCTTCGTCACGAAGCAGTAGCGGCAAGAAAGAGGAAGACATAATGGCGCGTTCATTGTTTAACATGGAAAGGGTGGAGGCTGATAGTAAAAAGGGCAAGCACTCGTATGATGAAGCTAAACCCTCTGCAGCAACACTTGATGTTGCATCTGTTAAAGATGACACAAGCGATCAATACTCACAAAGTCCTATTATTAGTGACGCAATTAAATTTAAAGCAAATGTAAATGAATTGTCTAGTAAAAACGATATTATCAAACCGATTGGAACAACCAAAAATGAGGAGACGAAAACGAAAGAAGAGgttgaacacagtgttcgatCAGCGAAAGACAAGTCTAAGGTTCGGCAGGCCGACAGTAAAAAAGACATCGAGATTATTTCGCTGGTTGACGACTCACGATCCAATGATGGTCGAGATGTGGTCATCGTGGAAGATGGTTCAAACGACACTAGCAAGATCGAAAAAATCGAAGAAGGAACCAGGAGTCACAAGGTTAAGGGTGTACTGGTTGAACCGCCCTTGATGGATATTCCCCCGATTAACACGGTTGGGCCGTCTGTTGAGGAGAAGAAACAGTTTGAAATTGAATCTTTGGCAATGGCCGTTGTACCACAGGAAGCGACTGCTGTTCCCGTCACTAGTTCGTCGTTCCAGCAGGCTTCCAATATGGAAAACATTCCAACTACCGCCAACAGTATGAGCAACGTTATGAACAATTTCACTAGTAGTAGTAGTAATAATAACAATAGCAATAATTCGGCTTCCAACAAAGATGCTGGATTGAATACAACCGGAGGAGGTTTGTGTCCGTCGATATTCGACCTGCTGCTGCAACCGGAATCTGATACGTTCGGATTGAATCAACCTTTGAGCTTCCCCTTCATGGAGGATTGCAAGGAAGATACGCAACGTGAAACGTTGAATCTGGTTGAAAAATTGCGGCAAAAATACAAGAAAGGATCAAGCAGTGGCCAAGGCGGTAAACATGATGACGTGAAAGATCGGTCAGACATTATTTCATTGGATGATGATGCCAAACTGTTCGATACTGGCAATCAGCACGCCGGGCTCGATTTCAACACAACCGGTAAAGACATTCCTGCTATTGCGCAAACACTTGAAAAGAGTAAACCATTGTCAAACAATGACATGGAATACTTCAACAAGTTCAATACGAGTGAAGATGTGGAGAATTCGTTACATCACAATAAGAAGAACCTCATGGAGGATCATCTTGATCATCTCACAAGCAGACCATCCGATGAACGGTGGGTACCTCCGTCAATGTTACAAGACCACAATCAACAACGACACcatcaacaacaacagcagcagcaacaacaacctCCAACTACTATGAACGATAATCGAACGTTGTTAcatcagcaacagcagcagcaatcaCAACCACCTCCGAGTTGCATGGAAGCAGCGGCGGCCTTACTCAACAGTCAATCTTCCGCTGGCAATCAAAAGCAACCTTCACATCTAAGCGCTCAAGTATCCGGACTATTCGATGCCATGGTACAGCCACAGACCAACCATCATCAGCACCCCCATCTTGATGACATCAATCAATTGCAAGGGTTGGACTTTATGCAGCCTATCAAAGGTGTTGCGAATCAAAACGAAGCTACCTCACTGCTTTTCGAGAATCTTCAGCAACAAAcccaacaacagcagcagcaacagcaacaaccACAGCATCCTCAACGTCGATGGAATGACATGGTGCAAAACCAGAAGAAGCATGAATGTTCCGTTATGCAGGAGAAGGAAAACATGCTTCtcaagcaacagcagcagcaacaacagcagcaccATGATCTCAATGCTAACAATCATCGAAATAAGCTCAACGATCTCAACAACTTCATGGACATTCAAAACCAATTGTCACAAGCTCAACCtcaacagcaacaacagcagcaacaacaaccgCAACAACAGGCAAATAACACCATCAATCCGTTGGAGCAGTTCAACTTCAATGAAACGACACAGTATCCAGGTGCGGTGGCACTATTTCCCCCGGCCAATGTACAAGTTCCTTTTCCGTCTCCCGGGACGGCCATGTTCCCACCAAACTATGCTTCCAACTTCCAATCCGGGAAACAACAGCAACAACCTCATCATCCAATGTTGCCAACGGCAGCTGCTGGCGGTCAaccacagcaacagcagcagcaacaacaaccaCAAAATGCTCCTCAACAGCCGCAACAATCGCAATCCGTTCTTGTTGGTGGTGCTAAACCAGACGAAATGGTAGCGCAGAAGAACTTATGCGGCGCCACCTTCACCTCATCGTCGCACAACATTGCTCTAACGGAGGCTATTGTGTCGCCACCTACACCTCATCAACAGAAACAACCGTTGACTCCCCAGATGGCAGCAGCGTCTCCGCTTGCGAACATGGTTTCTCCTGCCAATCAGCAACAACCAACACCGGAGCATAATTTCATGATGAACCACTCGCCGGGAATGATGGGTCCTCACACTCCGCAGATGCAACAGCAGCGTACACCTCAGCAGGACAGCTCCGGTATACTGCAGTCGTTGGATCAGAATAGTGGTTCTAAGAAGTCCCCCACCAAATCGTCTCGATCTTCCTCGCGAATACAGCAAAATCAAGTCCATGAAGCTACAGCACTTGGCCATATGAAATCACCGGCCAATATCAGCCCTGGCAAAAGTCCCAAAACTCTCGATGCaaagcagcaacaacagcaatcGCAACTATCGCAGCCACCTTCGGTGGTTGGTGGAAAAGGTATCGGTAAACCGGAAGGTGGTGCTAAGCGAGGTCCTCGAGGGCCACGAACCAACAGTCAAAGTCAAAGGGGCGGTGCAGCTGCCAAAAGTAAAAATGGACGTCAGTCCCGGGGTGGTCGACAGCAGATCACTTTCATTCCACAGTTGCCTCATAATGACTATGACTTCATGGGAGGTACCATACATAACAAACTAATCGGAACTGTGTACGATCCAGACTTTGATGACGATCTTGCATGTAATAGCATGGAGAAATTGCGGGATATGCGCGATCGGAGGCGGTCAATCGACTGTCGCATGCCAGATTCATTCAGGGCGTCACGCGAACCTTCCAAATCGCCCAAATTCCCAAGTCTCAATCTGTATTCGTCGCAAAACAGTGCCCTTGGTGGTAGCAAACAGAACCGATCTTCGTTTACTCCTACCTCGATGCAGTCGAGTTTGGGTTCGGGGATGGTGCCGGGAGCGGATATCAGTGTGACGCAGCCAAGTGTTTCGACGAGACTTCAGGACATGGTTCAAACCGTACTACCCGGACCGGTGGATATGCGAACGTACAACAGTGGATTCGATTCCTCTGCTGCTAACACGGACGCGTTCAACAATCACTTGCTAGGAGCGTTTGCCAGCGGTACAGCAGATCAAACGCTGGTAGATATTGACGAAGATATGGAAAACGAGCTCCAATCGGCGTTGAAGGCCAGTAACAACAAAGTGGACAAAACACCCGCCGCGGCAACTGTGACCCTATCGGCAGTATCGACCGAATCTTCCAGTACGACGACAACCCTGACCAACTCAGCGGCTGCTGCTTCGGCAGCGGTACTGACTGTGGGATCCACCTTGCTGGAACCAGTTGAACCGCCTCAGGAAGAAACTAACGATTCGGATAGCATCGTAACGAAAGTGTCACTGTCCGATTCCAGAAACATCATGAAATTGAAGATCAAGGGACCACTAGCGCAGCTGGATAACAGTTCATCGTCATCTACGGCTACGCTGCAGCAGTCTAACGTGTTGGATCCTAGCTTAACTGCGCCCAACATGTCTACGCCTATGATCGGAGCTGGTGTGGGATCATCGAATCTTAGGAGAATGCGTAAGAAAGAATTGCTGCGACAGTACTGGACCCAGGACATGAACCATGACGATCAAAGCGGTCTGCAAGTTGTAGATCAGATTCCAACCTTGTCTTTGACTACGTCAATCAGCAGGACTGTTGGCATACCGAAGGCAGTGGATTCGCTGTGTACAATCCCCACCAAGGACGATTACAAGGACTACGGCGGGGTTGACTTCAAGAAACGCAAGAAGCTTTCCTCCAATATGTCACGAGAACTGCGTGGCCTAGTACCAACTGAGCACGAGATCAACGAAAGGCGAAGAAGCGTTGGATCTACGGGAAGCAACGGATCGAACAGCAATCTGGCGGCGGACATTTCACCGGTCGTGAAGCGAAGATCCAGAACCAACCGAACCACCACAGTGACAGCTGTGAATCAGCCGCAGGCGGCTCCCAAACTTAAAATCAAAATCGGTTCTGACGTGGTGGAAGCTTCCGGATCGTACAGCGATCGCATTCGACCACCCAAGAAGAGGCTAGCCACTGCAATGGCACCGCCCAGCTTGGAGGATCTACGTCGGGATGCGATGATGTTTGCTGAGCAAATGATGTTCGAGGACGAGGAAGAGGGCAGAAAGTCCAAGAAGCACAAAAACAAAGACAAAGAACGAGATCGAGAGCACAAAAAGCGCAAAAAGGAAAAGAAGCACAAGAAGGAAAAGGGCGAAAAGGTGGAGAAGGTGGAAATCATCAACAAATCGGATGATGCTCCGCGAATTGTGATACGACTTGGGGTAAAGAAACCGTCCGCACCGGATGAAGTGATGAATGCCACTATACCGGACCCAAACCGAAGCGGGTTCAACTCTCCGGAGGTGGATCCGTTAGCGTTAGATCCAGTTGAGCTTGAGCACTCTAACGACAACAGCAATTGCAGTAGTGGCATCAGCAAACCTCTCATCACTCCGATTCGGCTCAAATTGGCGCGCAATTCCGCCGGTGGAGGATATGTGATGTCGTCGAAGAACAAGGATTCCGACAAGGCAACACATCCACCGACATGCGAGGAAACCAAGACCCTTAACATCGTCCTTCCGAAGCTGGATATCCCGCTGAATAAGGAGTTGATGGACCTGAGCGCTGTCGCTGGGGATAAACCAAATTCGGATGCGGCCACTCCTCCTCCCGAAGGACTCTCCTCGTTCGGAACGAGAACAGACACTGATTCCCCGTCGGCCGGGAACAACAGGCTGCTCGAACTGAACAAATCCATCGTCGATCTTGGTGCAATGTCTTCGTCATATTCCTCTTCCACATCGTCTACCGCCATGTCTTTCAATTGTCTTGCTGGCAATAGCAGTGGGACAACAGCAGCTACCGGTGCGTTCAGTTCTTTTGGGCCATCGTCGCAGCAGGAACAGCAATCGCAACAGTCACAGCAAGAACACACTGAACTCAACGCCAACGGTGGCGGCAAGGACTGCGAAGTCAGATGA